Proteins encoded together in one Lathyrus oleraceus cultivar Zhongwan6 chromosome 5, CAAS_Psat_ZW6_1.0, whole genome shotgun sequence window:
- the LOC127085845 gene encoding transcription factor IIIA, protein MEEALLSDELPKFSDIRRYFCPYCGVCRSKKTLITSHINSQHKEELEKAKDESEHEAEATLKANTCEECGASFKKHAYLLQHMQSHSLERPYVCTLEDCNASYRRKDHLNRHLLQHQGKNFKCPIENCKSDFSLQSNLKRHLVEMHDENSTPPRNGENQKRFVCPENGCGKVFRYASQLQKHEDSHVMLETVDVVCLEPGCLKHFTNSECLKAHVKSCHQYVTCDTCGTKQLKKNMKRHLRTHEIGTSTEPFKCEFKDCDCTFSTKSNLQKHEKAVHLELRRFVCGFPNCGMRFAYKHVRDNHEKTAKHLFTLGDFEEADEEFRSRPRGGVKRKYPTVDMLIRKRVTPPGQLENLLFMQTCEQDGSYHTPL, encoded by the exons ATGGAAGAAGCTTTGTTAAGCGATGAATTACCTAAATTCAGTGATATTAGACGCTATTTCTGTCCCTATTGCGGTGTCTGTAGGTCCAAAAAAACCCTAATCACCTCCCACATCAATTCCCAACACAAG GAAGAGTTAGAGAAAGCAAAAGATGAATCTGAACATGAAGCAGAGGCTACTTTGAAAGCTAATACATGTGAGGAGTGTGGTGCAAGTTTCAAAAAGCATGCTTATTTGTTGCAGCATATGCAAAGTCATTCTCTTGAG AGGCCATATGTATGTACCCTTGAGGATTGTAATGCAAGTTACAGAAGAAAGGACCATTTGAATCGTCACCTTCTACAACATCAAGGGAAAAATTTCAAATGTCCCATTGAGAATTGCAAAAGTGATTTCTCTTTGCAAAGCAATTTGAAAAGACATCTTGTCGAGATGCATGATGAAAATTCTACACCTCCTAGGAATGGTGAAAATCAGAAGCGTTTTGTATGTCCTGAAAATGGTTGCGGAAAGGTTTTTCGATATGCATCACAGCTACAGAAGCATGAAGATTCTCATG TTATGCTGGAGACGGTTGACGTGGTGTGCTTAGAGCCGGGCTGCTTGAAACATTTCACCAATTCCGAGTGCCTTAAGGCTCATGTTAAGTCCTGCCATCAATATGTAACTTGTGACACTTGCGGGACTAAGCAACTGAAGAAGAACATGAAAAGGCATCTCCGCACACACGAAATCGGCACGTCAACAGAACCCTTTAAATGTGAATTTAAGGATTGTGACTGCACATTCTCAACT AAATCTAATCTTCAAAAGCATGAGAAGGCAGTACACTTAGAATTAAGGCGTTTTGTGTGTGGATTTCCTAACTGTGGAATGAGATTTGCTTACAAACACGTGAGAGACAATCATGAAAAGACGGCAAAACATCTTTTTACCCTT GGTGATTTTGAAGAAGCTGATGAAGAATTCAGGTCAAGGCCAAGAGGAGGGGTGAAGAGAAAATATCCTACAGTTGATATGTTGATTAGGAAGAGAGTTACTCCACCTGGTCAATTGGAGAACTTGTTGTTTATGCAGACCTGTGAGCAAGATGGATCATATCATACTCCTCTCTAG